One genomic region from Plasmodium relictum strain SGS1 genome assembly, contig: PRELSG_00_v1_110, whole genome shotgun sequence encodes:
- a CDS encoding fam-j protein, giving the protein ECAEKSIKNGFILRDRNYFRTTQNIISSLYLLIISTIKNNFIKLDSILKTLNLSYKDHGIVVQTIFYFFKKGNVKNKEKLNPYINKPYKKNSLETIYNFLLEEEKDILHYYDEASKTLNLDLSDENKERMLFYNLINNKDTANNLFSLYKTLMKLIGGLFIKRQLTIIMNVRRSLFSMNSLRKRKNISGAKILNKEYQLYLLSQIEKEKCKMEKIKLNIRNLYLLVTTKDDIKRIQVSSYLINKINGIISILRFICKITCKDNDKTGLNQKKEARMENILLALYYANQSLSKFT; this is encoded by the coding sequence GAATGTGCAGAaaaatcaattaaaaatGGATTTATATTAAGAGATCGTAATTATTTTCGTACGACTCAAAATATTATATCTAGTCTTTATTTATTGATAATTTCaactattaaaaataattttattaaacttGACAGTATTTTGAAAACATTGAATTTATCATATAAAGACCACGGTATAGTAGTAcaaactattttttatttttttaaaaaaggaaacgtaaaaaataaggaaaaattaaatcCTTACATAAATAAaccttataaaaaaaattctttagaaacaatttataattttttattagaggAAGAAAAGGATATTCTACATTACTATGATGAAGCATCTAAAACTTTGAATTTAGATTTAAGTGACGAAAATAAGGAAAGAATGCTCTtctataatttaataaataacaaaGATACtgcaaataatttattctcTCTTTACAAAACCCTTATGAAATTAATCGGAGGTTTATTTATTAAGAGACAGTTAACCATTATTATGAATGTACGTAGATCATTATTTAGTATGAATTCATtgagaaaaaggaaaaatatttCGGGtgcaaaaattttaaataaagaataccAATTATATTTACTCTCtcaaatagaaaaagaaaagtgtaaaatggaaaaaattaagcttaatataagaaatttatatttattagttACTACAAAAGATGATATAAAACGTATTCAAGTATCaagttatttaataaataaaataaatggaaTTATATCAATTTTACGTTTCATTTGTAAAATAACATGTAAAGATAATGATAAAACTGGTCttaatcaaaaaaaagaagctCGTATGGAAAATATTTTGCTCGCACTATATTATGCAAATCAAAGTCTTTCAAAGTTTACTTAA